A single window of Granulicella mallensis MP5ACTX8 DNA harbors:
- a CDS encoding beta-N-acetylhexosaminidase, with protein sequence MNHPSPLRHYRNQLVRFGVLCLIASPFMSAQTSNTLLPKPAQMTVAAGSIPFTGNFTVSLNGAHNPILEAATRRTLDALELSTGIPLGKGLQAPDATLTIQVQDPSGTRPTLDTDESYSIHSTGNKIVLKAGNVFGALHGLETLQQLLQVEGGNYVIPAVQIDDAPRFPWRGFMLDVSRHFMPLPVIYRTLDGMAAVKLNVFHWHLTDDQGFRVESKRFPQLTQVGSDHLFYTQDQVRAVIAYASARGIRVVPEFDVPGHVTSWLIGMPELGSIQRPYALARTFGVWDGALDPTKDSTYQFLDAFIGEMADLFPDEYMHMGGDESNGKDWKANPQIVDFMKAHNMKSTEELQAYFSARVLELVKGHHKQMVGWDEILTPNTPKDAIIQSWRGVESLAVASKQGNRGILSAPYYLDGMKTSERMYLDDPIPDGSALTAEQQKLVLGGEACMWAEQITPQTVDSRVWPRTAALAERFWSPRETRDVPDMYRRLAVESLRLDALGLTHISGPQSGLRQLAGGEEGAAQLAVLASTLSPVSFGERYHQQRTSQLTPMGNPVDYLRPDPALRENLLLIADRYLHSTSPAEHSAARQQLESLFQSWIDSGPRLDSLAADNPRLRQLSERRIQLVKLGTLGVQALKAIDSHKAPSAAWIEQQNALLKEAGSHTELTDFVVLPPLQQLLEAAGKH encoded by the coding sequence ATGAATCACCCGTCGCCCCTGCGTCATTACCGCAATCAACTTGTCCGTTTTGGGGTACTTTGCTTGATTGCCTCTCCCTTTATGTCCGCACAGACTTCGAACACCCTTCTTCCCAAGCCCGCGCAGATGACCGTTGCCGCCGGTTCGATTCCCTTCACCGGAAACTTCACGGTCTCGCTCAACGGAGCGCACAATCCCATCCTCGAAGCGGCAACGCGCCGCACCCTCGACGCCCTGGAGCTCTCTACTGGAATCCCCCTGGGCAAAGGATTGCAGGCTCCTGACGCAACCCTGACGATCCAGGTGCAGGACCCCTCGGGCACGCGTCCAACGCTGGACACCGATGAAAGCTACTCCATCCATTCCACGGGTAACAAGATCGTCTTGAAGGCCGGTAATGTCTTCGGAGCTCTCCATGGCCTCGAGACCTTGCAGCAGCTTCTTCAGGTTGAAGGCGGAAACTACGTCATTCCCGCGGTACAGATCGACGATGCTCCGCGCTTCCCCTGGCGCGGGTTCATGCTCGATGTGAGCCGCCACTTCATGCCCTTGCCGGTGATCTACCGCACGCTGGATGGCATGGCTGCCGTCAAGCTCAATGTCTTCCACTGGCATCTCACGGACGACCAGGGCTTCCGCGTCGAAAGCAAGAGATTCCCCCAGCTCACCCAGGTGGGATCTGACCACCTCTTCTATACGCAGGATCAGGTACGCGCCGTCATCGCCTATGCCAGCGCGCGCGGCATCCGTGTCGTGCCGGAGTTCGACGTCCCCGGCCACGTTACCAGCTGGCTGATCGGCATGCCTGAGCTTGGCAGCATCCAGCGTCCTTACGCACTCGCCCGCACCTTCGGAGTCTGGGATGGAGCACTCGATCCCACCAAAGATAGTACCTATCAGTTCCTTGACGCCTTCATCGGTGAGATGGCTGACCTCTTCCCCGACGAGTACATGCACATGGGCGGAGACGAGAGCAACGGCAAGGACTGGAAGGCGAATCCGCAGATCGTGGACTTCATGAAGGCGCACAATATGAAGTCCACCGAGGAACTGCAGGCCTACTTCAGCGCGCGCGTCCTCGAGCTGGTGAAGGGACACCATAAGCAGATGGTCGGCTGGGACGAGATCCTGACCCCCAACACGCCGAAGGATGCCATCATCCAGAGCTGGCGCGGTGTTGAGTCACTTGCCGTAGCCTCGAAGCAGGGGAACAGAGGTATCCTCTCCGCGCCCTATTACCTCGATGGGATGAAGACTTCCGAGCGGATGTACCTGGACGATCCGATCCCCGACGGTTCCGCGCTCACAGCCGAACAGCAAAAGCTCGTTCTCGGCGGCGAGGCCTGCATGTGGGCTGAGCAGATCACCCCGCAGACCGTCGACTCACGAGTCTGGCCGCGCACGGCCGCCCTTGCGGAACGCTTCTGGTCCCCACGCGAGACCCGGGACGTTCCCGATATGTATCGGCGCCTCGCGGTCGAATCGCTGCGGCTGGATGCCCTGGGACTCACCCATATCTCCGGCCCTCAGTCTGGATTGAGACAGCTTGCCGGCGGCGAAGAAGGAGCGGCCCAGCTTGCGGTACTCGCCTCCACGCTCAGCCCTGTCTCCTTCGGCGAACGTTACCACCAGCAGAGGACCTCGCAGCTCACGCCGATGGGTAATCCCGTCGACTACCTGCGGCCCGATCCTGCCCTTCGCGAGAATCTCCTTCTGATCGCCGACCGCTATCTGCACAGCACCTCGCCGGCAGAGCACTCGGCAGCACGTCAGCAGCTAGAGAGCCTCTTCCAATCATGGATCGATTCCGGTCCCCGGCTGGATAGCCTTGCTGCGGATAATCCCCGGCTGCGTCAACTCTCTGAGCGCCGCATACAACTGGTAAAACTCGGGACTCTCGGCGTTCAAGCGCTCAAGGCTATCGACTCGCACAAGGCCCCAAGTGCGGCGTGGATTGAGCAGCAGAATGCGCTCCTGAAAGAAGCTGGAAGCCACACCGAGCTGACTGATTTCGTTGTCCTTCCTCCTCTGCAACAACTCCTTGAGGCTGCTGGAAAGCACTAA
- a CDS encoding DUF3320 domain-containing protein, whose product MDLQEHPTTAKETSVFESDLPLENKLDRARTDLLDLSARNRLLHVPRSAKNARIIEVIDERSEEIFRLLVGESKTFTFLAGKDNSTTPSESSEEPDEIAELAQPEDDSIDERGVLNRHADTKLQTRLTSKGLQKRLLELYLDANTLEQEQGVNILFLALGMLRWVDPKNAENIRYAPLVLVPVALERGSAAERFKLKCRPEEFASNLSLETYLERVHNLKLPAFEGGDDFNLSAYMAAVAEVIALKPDWSVVPNDVVLGFFSFAKFLMYRDLDPECWPEDRKITAQPLVRGLLSEGFPQAESLLADHASEEDTSVDNLIPLSEMLHIVDCDSSQALAVQDVRRGGNLVIQGPPGTGKSQTIANIIASAVADGKTVLFVAEKMAALDVVKRRLDQAGVGDACLELHSNKANKRELLEELRRTWELGSPLGTIDDALDSSFTSARDQLNSYVNLLHQPLVPSGFTAYQVIGEIVRLRHAGQTPVEFRLLDAPTWDPQQRRERAELLEELSQRIAVIGVPAQHVWRGIGIEQILPHDVERLTARLVKLRENLSGLLDRYTEFAPTLLMEVPQSLHGMISVEETANSIATSPAVDAAARLLSAQTDETPKPSWLSTFFTQKSELQQSVTTLSQLLKLSVEESARKSLQQLVAMATHAASLPAYAASLANPAWDNGTERAARLATAASTLEGARAAIGSQLSEAVWSADLNNARQVLASQGSSLFRFLNGQWRAANRLVQSYLTTGKSPLEEVLRLLDALSKGQAARTVLQQEDTFGRESFGAAWRGTDTPAKPLHALVDWMHSIAPLASEDREHLRSLAATLNPPESLQGPLQELLRKAAEMQRLPLHLIEPFAAQRVLLTTELEQTCQELKLDLTEAFGVTTLPELALDILVERLALWAARSEQLSNWIAYRSRSERARTLGLGDLVSRAYNGALIPAQIVPVFEMAYFEALLSSMAQEHPELGRFDGHLHTRLVESFTAIDKQRIQSAALQVARIHHRRIPQGSGGVGPLGVLRGEMARRRGHMPIRKLMQNAGPAVQALKPVMMMSPLSVAQFLSPGEMTFDLLVMDEASQIQPVDALGAIARCRQVVVVGDERQLPPTKFFAKVTGDASDDDDDTAQVSDIESVLGLFSARGLPQRMLRWHYRSRHQSLIAVSNSQFYENKLLIVPSPYTATAGTGLRFHHLPNGVFDSGGTGANAIEARAVAEAVIRHALEHPQESLGVATFSVRQRRSIQDELEALRRLNPQAESFFTSHPTEPFFLKNLENVQGDERDVIFISVGYGRNAAGVFAMRFGPLGNDGGERRLNVLISRAKRSCEVFSSITDQDINLERARGRGVFAFKLFLHFARTGHLDMGRATSVDTVQMLFEREVKTALTLHPSFQQGGYQVHEKIGISGLVIDLAIAHPEVPGRYLLGIECDGPSYRRGRWARDRDRISQQVLADHGWILHRLWSPDWLHRPVEQLERVLAAIDHAKAQIVEGTQEALAANASTRAVPMQLQTIERESVVEISLEPASSVSTSHLYIEASPVCPSPPIELHLTPMKLLSEMVKQIVAVEGPVHTDEVTARIRTAWGLQRTGPRIQAAVERAIALALREGQVLAEGSFLSSPACVPRPRDRSHTTSPGLRRPEMICVSEIDAAVLQVIHSNLGARPEELEHSVARLFGFRATSMQMRETIQASVQRLLAQDVLQLHSGLLVLPAAS is encoded by the coding sequence ATGGATCTCCAGGAACACCCCACTACGGCTAAGGAAACCTCTGTCTTCGAGAGCGATCTGCCGCTGGAGAACAAACTGGACCGGGCCCGAACGGATCTCCTGGATCTTTCGGCGCGCAACCGCCTGTTGCATGTACCTCGTTCGGCAAAGAATGCTCGCATCATCGAGGTGATCGATGAGCGATCCGAAGAGATCTTCCGGCTGCTTGTAGGCGAGAGCAAAACCTTTACCTTTCTTGCCGGGAAGGACAATTCGACCACACCGTCGGAGAGCTCGGAAGAGCCTGACGAGATCGCGGAACTAGCCCAGCCGGAAGACGATTCCATCGACGAACGCGGAGTCTTGAATCGTCATGCGGACACGAAGCTGCAGACACGGCTCACCTCCAAAGGACTACAGAAACGGCTTCTGGAACTCTACCTTGACGCAAATACGTTGGAGCAGGAACAAGGCGTCAATATCCTGTTCCTGGCCCTGGGAATGCTCCGCTGGGTCGACCCGAAGAACGCCGAAAATATTCGCTATGCGCCACTGGTTCTGGTTCCCGTCGCGCTTGAGCGTGGCAGTGCCGCGGAACGCTTCAAGCTGAAGTGCCGTCCTGAAGAGTTCGCGTCAAACCTTTCGCTTGAGACCTACCTCGAACGTGTCCACAATTTGAAGCTGCCTGCCTTCGAGGGGGGTGATGACTTCAACCTGTCCGCCTACATGGCGGCAGTGGCTGAGGTCATCGCGTTGAAACCGGACTGGTCAGTTGTCCCTAACGATGTAGTCCTGGGATTCTTCTCCTTCGCCAAGTTCCTGATGTATCGCGACCTCGATCCCGAGTGCTGGCCGGAGGATAGAAAGATCACGGCCCAGCCCCTGGTGCGCGGTCTTCTCAGCGAAGGCTTCCCACAGGCAGAATCTCTGCTCGCCGATCATGCCTCTGAGGAAGACACATCGGTAGACAATCTCATTCCGCTATCAGAGATGCTGCACATCGTGGATTGCGACAGTTCGCAGGCCCTCGCCGTACAGGATGTGCGCCGCGGCGGCAACCTCGTCATCCAGGGACCTCCCGGCACCGGTAAGTCACAAACCATCGCCAACATCATTGCTTCAGCCGTAGCAGATGGAAAGACGGTATTGTTCGTCGCAGAAAAGATGGCCGCTCTGGATGTCGTAAAGCGGCGTCTCGATCAGGCCGGTGTGGGCGATGCCTGTCTTGAACTGCACAGCAACAAGGCCAACAAGCGCGAGCTGCTGGAAGAACTGCGTCGCACCTGGGAATTGGGATCGCCTCTCGGCACAATCGACGACGCGCTGGATAGCTCATTTACTTCAGCCCGAGACCAATTAAACAGTTACGTTAACTTGCTGCACCAGCCCCTGGTGCCGTCTGGATTTACGGCCTATCAAGTCATAGGAGAGATTGTCCGGCTGCGCCACGCCGGACAGACGCCCGTCGAATTTCGCCTTCTCGATGCCCCAACATGGGACCCACAGCAACGACGCGAACGAGCTGAACTCCTGGAAGAACTGTCTCAGCGAATTGCAGTAATCGGTGTGCCGGCCCAACATGTATGGCGAGGCATAGGGATCGAACAGATATTGCCTCATGACGTCGAACGGCTAACGGCACGTCTTGTAAAGCTTCGAGAGAACCTCTCCGGCCTGCTCGATCGCTATACGGAATTCGCCCCTACTCTTCTGATGGAGGTCCCTCAATCGCTCCATGGCATGATCTCCGTGGAAGAGACTGCAAACTCAATCGCCACGTCTCCTGCCGTAGATGCCGCAGCACGCCTGTTATCGGCGCAGACCGATGAAACGCCAAAACCCTCATGGCTGTCTACATTCTTCACGCAGAAGTCTGAACTTCAGCAAAGCGTGACGACGTTATCCCAGTTGCTGAAACTTTCAGTTGAAGAATCGGCTAGGAAGTCGCTACAGCAACTGGTGGCAATGGCCACGCATGCGGCCTCACTCCCTGCTTATGCCGCGTCGCTTGCAAATCCAGCCTGGGACAACGGAACCGAAAGAGCCGCGCGACTAGCAACGGCAGCCTCCACATTAGAAGGAGCTCGAGCTGCAATAGGTTCTCAACTGAGCGAAGCTGTGTGGTCTGCTGACCTCAACAATGCGCGCCAGGTTCTGGCCTCTCAAGGCAGCAGCCTCTTTCGCTTCTTAAACGGGCAGTGGAGAGCAGCCAATCGTCTCGTACAGTCCTATCTAACCACCGGCAAATCTCCTCTTGAAGAGGTGCTGCGTTTGCTGGATGCACTCTCCAAAGGACAGGCCGCGCGAACCGTTCTGCAGCAGGAAGACACCTTTGGGCGAGAGTCTTTTGGCGCAGCATGGCGTGGCACTGATACCCCTGCGAAGCCACTGCATGCGCTGGTCGATTGGATGCACAGTATCGCCCCGCTTGCTTCTGAAGATCGGGAGCATCTTCGTTCTCTTGCAGCAACCCTCAATCCTCCAGAAAGTCTGCAAGGGCCGCTTCAGGAACTACTCCGCAAAGCTGCAGAAATGCAGAGGCTACCACTTCACCTCATCGAGCCGTTTGCGGCCCAACGCGTACTCCTCACAACAGAGTTGGAACAGACCTGCCAGGAACTCAAGCTCGATCTGACAGAGGCGTTTGGCGTAACCACCCTGCCCGAGCTTGCGCTCGATATTCTCGTTGAGCGCCTGGCGCTCTGGGCCGCGCGGAGCGAACAACTTTCCAACTGGATTGCCTACCGCAGCCGTTCGGAGCGAGCACGTACCCTTGGTCTCGGAGATCTTGTCAGCCGCGCCTACAACGGCGCACTCATTCCCGCACAGATTGTTCCCGTCTTCGAAATGGCTTACTTCGAGGCGCTCCTCTCCTCCATGGCCCAGGAGCATCCTGAACTCGGCCGCTTCGACGGACATCTGCACACGAGATTGGTCGAGAGCTTCACGGCGATAGACAAGCAGCGCATCCAGTCGGCGGCATTGCAGGTGGCCAGAATCCACCATCGCCGCATTCCTCAGGGCTCTGGAGGCGTTGGCCCTCTCGGTGTTTTGCGGGGTGAGATGGCACGGCGGCGTGGACATATGCCCATTCGAAAGCTCATGCAGAATGCAGGACCGGCTGTTCAGGCACTCAAGCCCGTCATGATGATGAGCCCACTCTCTGTCGCCCAGTTTCTATCTCCCGGCGAGATGACGTTCGACCTGCTCGTGATGGATGAGGCCAGCCAGATTCAACCCGTCGACGCGTTGGGTGCCATCGCCCGCTGCCGCCAGGTCGTCGTTGTTGGCGACGAGCGGCAGCTGCCACCGACGAAGTTCTTTGCCAAGGTCACCGGTGACGCTTCGGACGACGATGACGACACAGCACAGGTCAGCGATATCGAAAGTGTCCTCGGGTTGTTCTCCGCGCGAGGCCTGCCGCAACGCATGTTGCGCTGGCACTATCGCTCGCGCCATCAGTCGCTGATCGCTGTATCGAACAGCCAGTTTTACGAGAACAAGCTTCTCATCGTGCCGAGTCCATACACAGCGACCGCAGGGACCGGTCTCCGCTTCCACCACTTGCCGAACGGAGTATTTGATTCCGGCGGCACAGGGGCGAATGCGATTGAGGCTCGCGCCGTGGCCGAAGCCGTCATTCGTCATGCTCTTGAGCATCCCCAGGAATCTCTCGGAGTCGCTACGTTTTCAGTTCGGCAGAGGCGATCGATTCAGGATGAGCTGGAAGCCTTGCGGCGTCTGAACCCTCAGGCCGAATCATTCTTCACAAGTCATCCGACAGAACCTTTCTTCTTGAAGAATCTGGAGAACGTGCAGGGCGACGAGCGCGATGTCATCTTCATCTCGGTCGGCTATGGGCGCAATGCGGCAGGAGTCTTTGCGATGCGTTTCGGCCCGCTGGGCAACGATGGCGGAGAGCGCCGCCTCAACGTATTGATCAGCCGTGCCAAACGCAGTTGCGAGGTCTTCTCCTCCATCACCGATCAGGATATCAATCTTGAGCGCGCTCGTGGACGAGGTGTCTTCGCGTTCAAACTATTCCTTCATTTCGCGCGTACCGGACATCTCGATATGGGCCGTGCGACCTCTGTCGATACAGTACAGATGCTCTTTGAGCGTGAGGTCAAGACCGCTCTCACGCTGCATCCGTCCTTTCAACAGGGCGGCTATCAGGTCCACGAGAAGATTGGGATCTCCGGATTGGTCATCGATCTTGCCATCGCACACCCCGAGGTGCCGGGCCGATATCTTCTCGGGATAGAGTGCGACGGTCCTTCGTATCGAAGGGGGCGCTGGGCCAGGGATCGTGATCGGATCAGTCAGCAAGTCCTCGCAGATCACGGCTGGATACTCCATCGCCTCTGGAGCCCTGATTGGCTGCATCGTCCGGTTGAACAATTGGAACGCGTTCTTGCAGCCATAGACCACGCAAAGGCGCAGATCGTAGAAGGCACTCAAGAAGCCCTGGCGGCGAACGCTTCAACACGTGCCGTTCCAATGCAGCTCCAAACCATCGAACGCGAAAGCGTTGTAGAGATCAGTCTCGAGCCTGCCTCTTCAGTTTCGACCTCTCATTTGTACATCGAAGCAAGTCCCGTCTGCCCCTCACCGCCGATTGAGCTTCATCTCACACCGATGAAGCTGTTATCTGAGATGGTCAAGCAGATTGTTGCCGTCGAAGGGCCCGTGCACACCGACGAAGTTACCGCACGAATTCGCACGGCATGGGGCCTCCAGCGGACAGGACCGAGAATACAGGCCGCGGTGGAACGGGCTATTGCTCTTGCCCTCCGTGAGGGGCAAGTCCTCGCGGAGGGATCGTTTCTTAGCAGCCCGGCTTGCGTCCCCCGTCCACGTGACCGGAGCCACACGACGTCTCCAGGACTTCGCAGACCGGAGATGATCTGCGTGAGTGAAATCGACGCAGCAGTTCTTCAAGTCATTCACAGCAATCTGGGAGCGCGCCCCGAAGAACTCGAGCATTCAGTTGCACGTCTCTTTGGCTTTCGGGCGACAAGCATGCAGATGCGCGAAACCATTCAGGCCAGTGTGCAACGGTTGCTCGCACAGGACGTCCTGCAGCTTCACTCAGGGCTGCTGGTTCTGCCTGCTGCGTCATAG
- a CDS encoding elongation factor P, producing the protein MAALIDAINVKRKTVFEFENTPYACLEAEVNSPTARGGQTLVRLKMRNLLTSAVFEKTFKANDKFKEPDLQLVPASYLYSDNDGSHFLDQESFETLTLTEGMLGNALEFLIEGAMLQLHKYNGNPIGLQLPIFVELDVAYTEPGVKGDSSSGSVTKTAKLETGLEIRVPLFIKEGEKVKVSTENKEFAGRA; encoded by the coding sequence ATGGCCGCACTAATCGATGCTATTAACGTCAAGCGCAAGACAGTATTTGAGTTTGAAAACACGCCGTATGCCTGCCTGGAAGCAGAGGTAAATTCACCTACCGCTCGTGGCGGCCAGACCCTGGTTCGCCTTAAGATGCGCAACCTTCTTACGAGCGCGGTCTTTGAGAAGACCTTCAAGGCGAACGATAAGTTCAAGGAGCCGGACCTGCAGTTGGTTCCCGCCTCTTATCTGTATAGCGATAACGACGGCTCACACTTTCTGGATCAGGAAAGCTTCGAGACGCTTACGCTCACCGAGGGAATGCTCGGCAATGCCCTGGAGTTCCTGATCGAAGGCGCGATGCTCCAGTTGCACAAGTACAACGGCAACCCCATTGGATTGCAACTGCCAATCTTTGTTGAGCTGGATGTCGCTTACACAGAGCCTGGAGTGAAAGGCGATTCGTCCAGCGGCAGTGTGACCAAAACGGCCAAGCTGGAAACAGGTTTGGAGATCCGTGTTCCTCTCTTCATCAAAGAAGGGGAAAAGGTGAAAGTATCGACGGAGAATAAGGAGTTTGCTGGGCGGGCCTAG
- a CDS encoding glycoside hydrolase family 27 protein: MAFTRRPGQKTCAKYEGSYGHEEQDARTYAAWGIDYLKYDLCGLRVQMKEAGSLEAAHKIMVDSYAKMRDALRSTGRPIVYSLCQYGNDAVWDWGAEVGGNLWRTTGDITDKYDRMAEIGFGQAGLGRFAGPGHWNDPDMLEVGNGGMNLEEYRTHMSLWAILAAPLLAGNDLSKMTPETIALLTNKEVIAIDQDAAGKQGDRVSAQGPVEIWSRSLSDGSKAVGIFNRHPGTMSATVDFRELGFSKPPVARDIWQAKDLGRMQNIYTVQVPGHGVVLLKISK; this comes from the coding sequence TTGGCATTTACTCGTCGCCCGGGCCAAAAAACGTGTGCGAAGTATGAGGGCAGCTATGGCCATGAAGAGCAGGATGCTCGTACCTATGCGGCCTGGGGCATCGACTATCTCAAATACGATCTCTGCGGCTTGCGGGTGCAGATGAAAGAGGCTGGCTCGCTTGAAGCGGCGCACAAGATCATGGTCGATTCCTATGCGAAGATGCGGGATGCGCTCCGCTCTACGGGACGTCCCATCGTCTATAGCCTCTGCCAGTACGGCAATGACGCGGTCTGGGACTGGGGAGCCGAGGTGGGCGGCAACCTGTGGCGTACGACTGGAGACATCACCGATAAGTACGACCGCATGGCCGAGATCGGTTTTGGCCAGGCAGGTCTCGGACGCTTTGCCGGTCCCGGCCACTGGAACGACCCCGACATGCTCGAAGTGGGCAACGGAGGCATGAACCTCGAGGAGTATCGCACGCATATGAGCCTCTGGGCGATTCTTGCCGCCCCTCTGCTGGCTGGCAACGATCTGTCCAAGATGACTCCAGAGACGATTGCACTGCTGACCAACAAAGAGGTCATCGCTATCGATCAGGATGCTGCCGGAAAGCAAGGAGATCGCGTGAGTGCGCAGGGCCCTGTAGAGATATGGTCAAGGTCGCTCTCCGATGGTTCCAAGGCCGTTGGTATCTTCAATCGTCATCCCGGAACGATGAGCGCAACCGTCGACTTTCGCGAGCTCGGATTTTCAAAGCCACCGGTTGCGCGCGATATCTGGCAAGCCAAGGATCTCGGTCGCATGCAGAACATCTACACCGTCCAGGTGCCGGGACATGGGGTGGTGCTGCTCAAGATCTCGAAGTAG
- a CDS encoding alpha-amylase family protein gives MKFLRALAFFSSALFFASSGLQAQHVAAAATPPMGWNSWNHFHAQVDDATIRATAEAMVSSGMRDAGYVYINIDDTWEGERDSQGVIHANSKFPDMKALADFVHSKGLKLGIYSSPGPKNVCEV, from the coding sequence ATGAAATTCCTTCGTGCCCTCGCCTTTTTCTCGTCTGCCTTGTTCTTTGCATCCTCTGGCCTCCAGGCGCAGCACGTAGCTGCAGCCGCGACGCCACCGATGGGATGGAATAGCTGGAACCACTTTCACGCGCAGGTCGATGATGCCACGATTCGTGCGACGGCAGAAGCCATGGTCTCAAGCGGGATGCGCGACGCGGGCTATGTCTACATCAACATCGATGACACCTGGGAGGGAGAACGCGATAGCCAGGGCGTGATCCACGCGAACAGCAAGTTTCCCGACATGAAGGCGCTCGCGGATTTTGTACATAGCAAGGGACTCAAGCTTGGCATTTACTCGTCGCCCGGGCCAAAAAACGTGTGCGAAGTATGA